Proteins from a single region of Chthoniobacterales bacterium:
- a CDS encoding sensor histidine kinase translates to MSVSHPDLADYLDRRREAITVEWLMRVHRDREIPSADDLPREQLIDHLPFLLDALIHRLRGTPHAATETTRQSQVHGETRADQNYSLPELLREVSILRNVLIEAWVEFDIASGSERRVQLESSGILHAILDGVIAESTAGFVSRQQAELLASNQALEEAHAQSEALNVQLLDLDERRLRMLRTITHEIANHLNAAGLMTSFLKRSATANDPDAQESLAAITRSISAMNSLMKQLLEFSLLASAAEKITLELQSPTALFDELVMIARSTAADKGLGFSSEFAPNLGPVNMDGNLLRRVGLNLLTNAIKYTAAGEVRLAFLPHDADHWRLEVSDTGCGIAPEDQSRIFDEFYRAKTPFEATPGVGLGLAITRQLVALLRGRIEVESQVGKGSTFRVILPKA, encoded by the coding sequence ATGTCCGTTTCCCATCCTGACCTGGCCGACTACCTCGATCGGCGCCGCGAGGCGATCACCGTCGAGTGGCTGATGCGCGTGCATCGCGACCGGGAAATCCCCTCCGCGGACGACCTGCCGCGCGAGCAGCTCATCGATCACCTGCCCTTCCTGCTCGACGCGCTGATCCATCGCCTGCGCGGAACCCCGCACGCCGCCACCGAGACGACCCGCCAGAGCCAGGTCCACGGCGAGACGCGCGCTGACCAAAACTACAGCCTGCCGGAGCTCCTGCGCGAGGTCTCGATCCTGCGCAACGTGCTCATCGAGGCGTGGGTGGAATTCGACATCGCGAGCGGATCCGAGCGCCGCGTGCAGCTGGAATCCTCCGGCATCCTCCACGCGATTCTCGACGGCGTCATCGCCGAATCCACCGCCGGATTTGTCTCCCGTCAGCAGGCGGAATTACTCGCCTCGAACCAGGCCCTCGAGGAGGCCCACGCGCAATCCGAGGCGCTCAACGTGCAGCTCCTCGATCTCGACGAACGCCGCCTGCGCATGCTGCGCACGATCACGCACGAGATCGCGAATCACCTCAACGCCGCCGGCCTGATGACGAGCTTCCTCAAGCGCTCGGCGACGGCGAACGACCCGGACGCGCAGGAATCGCTCGCCGCCATCACGCGCAGCATCTCCGCGATGAACAGCCTGATGAAGCAGCTTCTCGAGTTCTCGCTCCTGGCCTCCGCCGCGGAGAAGATCACCCTCGAGCTGCAGTCGCCCACCGCGCTTTTCGACGAGCTCGTGATGATCGCCCGATCGACGGCCGCCGACAAGGGACTCGGATTCAGCAGCGAATTCGCGCCGAATCTCGGCCCGGTCAACATGGATGGCAACCTCCTGCGCCGCGTCGGCCTGAACCTGCTGACCAACGCGATCAAATACACCGCCGCCGGCGAGGTGCGGCTCGCGTTTCTGCCGCATGACGCCGACCACTGGCGGCTCGAAGTCAGCGACACCGGATGCGGCATCGCTCCGGAGGATCAATCCCGCATCTTCGACGAATTCTACCGTGCGAAAACGCCGTTCGAGGCGACCCCGGGGGTCGGGCTGGGCCTGGCAATCACCCGCCAGCTCGTCGCGCTCCTGCGCGGACGCATCGAGGTCGAAAGTCAGGTCGGCAAGGGATCGACCTTCCGCGTCATCCTGCCGAAGGCCTGA
- a CDS encoding superoxide dismutase — MAYELPALPYPTNALEPNIDTKTMEIHHGKHHQAYVTNLNKALEVAPELASKSITDLIADLSAVPEAIRGPVRNNGGGHANHSFFWTILSPSGGGEPTGKLAEAITAKFGSFDELKVKVEAAGATRFGSGWAWLYVSNGALEVGSTANQDSPLMGKAVAGIEGTPILGIDVWEHAYYLNYQNRRPDYLKAVWNVIDWTKVGELYEAAV; from the coding sequence ATGGCCTACGAACTTCCTGCGCTCCCGTATCCGACCAACGCCCTCGAGCCCAACATCGACACGAAGACGATGGAAATCCACCACGGCAAGCACCACCAGGCTTACGTGACGAATCTCAACAAGGCTCTCGAAGTCGCGCCCGAGCTCGCGTCGAAATCCATCACCGATCTCATCGCCGATCTCAGTGCCGTTCCGGAGGCCATCCGCGGTCCTGTCCGCAACAACGGCGGTGGCCACGCGAACCACTCCTTTTTCTGGACCATCCTCAGCCCGAGCGGCGGCGGCGAGCCGACCGGCAAGCTGGCGGAAGCGATCACCGCGAAGTTCGGCAGCTTCGACGAGTTGAAGGTCAAGGTCGAGGCGGCCGGCGCCACGCGTTTCGGCAGCGGCTGGGCCTGGCTCTACGTGAGCAACGGCGCGCTCGAAGTGGGCTCCACTGCGAACCAGGACAGCCCGCTCATGGGCAAGGCCGTCGCCGGCATCGAAGGCACGCCGATCCTCGGCATCGACGTCTGGGAGCACGCCTACTATCTCAACTACCAGAACCGCCGCCCCGACTACCTCAAGGCCGTCTGGAACGTCATCGACTGGACCAAGGTCGGTGAACTCTACGAGGCCGCGGTGTAA
- a CDS encoding LL-diaminopimelate aminotransferase: MAQLNSNYLKLKAGYLFPEIGRRVKAFTDANPEAARRLIRCGIGDVTEPLPLAVREAMHKAIDEMGTREGFHGYGPEQGYEFLRHAIAENDYRAKGLEVADDEVFVSDGSKCDCGNILDIFGHNNRIAVTDPVYPVYVDTNVMAGHTGEGDESGRYAGLVYLECNAENGFVPALPTTPVDLIYLCYPNNPTGATATRAQLEKWVNYALDHDAVILFDAAYEAYIQHADVPHSIYEIPGARKCAIEFRSFSKNGGFTGTRCAFTIVPHDLLCRTDSGEKKPLHPLWNRRFSTKFNGVSYITQRGAEALYSAEGKAQIAALVELYMGNAAILSAAAKDCGLEVYGGANAPYIWVRGPKGITSWEMFDKILNEANVVITPGSGFGLCGEGYFRISAFNSRANVEEVARRIKALGW; the protein is encoded by the coding sequence ATGGCACAGCTCAACTCGAATTATCTCAAACTCAAGGCCGGCTACCTCTTCCCGGAGATCGGTCGGCGCGTGAAGGCTTTCACCGACGCGAATCCCGAGGCGGCGAGGCGCCTGATCCGTTGCGGCATCGGCGATGTCACCGAGCCGCTCCCGCTCGCGGTGCGCGAGGCGATGCACAAGGCCATTGACGAGATGGGCACCCGCGAGGGCTTCCACGGCTACGGCCCCGAGCAGGGCTACGAGTTTCTGCGGCATGCCATCGCGGAGAATGACTATCGCGCGAAGGGCCTGGAGGTCGCGGACGACGAGGTGTTCGTCTCTGACGGCTCGAAATGCGATTGCGGCAACATCCTCGACATCTTTGGGCACAACAACCGCATCGCGGTGACGGATCCCGTCTATCCCGTCTACGTCGACACGAACGTGATGGCCGGTCATACCGGCGAGGGCGACGAGAGCGGCCGCTACGCCGGGCTCGTTTATCTGGAATGCAACGCGGAGAACGGCTTCGTGCCCGCGCTGCCGACCACCCCCGTCGACCTCATCTACCTCTGCTATCCGAACAATCCGACCGGCGCCACGGCCACCCGCGCGCAGCTCGAGAAGTGGGTGAACTATGCCCTCGACCACGATGCCGTCATTCTCTTCGACGCCGCTTACGAGGCCTACATTCAGCACGCGGACGTGCCGCACTCGATCTACGAGATCCCCGGCGCGCGGAAGTGCGCGATCGAGTTCCGCAGCTTCTCGAAGAACGGCGGATTCACCGGCACGCGTTGCGCCTTCACGATCGTGCCGCACGATCTCCTCTGCCGCACCGACTCGGGCGAGAAGAAGCCCCTGCACCCGCTCTGGAACCGTCGCTTCAGCACGAAGTTCAATGGCGTGAGCTACATCACGCAACGCGGCGCCGAGGCGCTCTACTCCGCCGAGGGCAAGGCGCAGATCGCCGCGCTCGTCGAGCTCTACATGGGCAACGCCGCGATCCTCAGCGCCGCGGCGAAGGACTGTGGCCTGGAGGTCTACGGCGGCGCCAACGCCCCTTACATCTGGGTGCGCGGCCCGAAGGGGATCACGAGCTGGGAGATGTTCGACAAGATTCTCAACGAGGCAAATGTCGTGATCACGCCCGGCAGCGGCTTCGGCCTCTGCGGCGAAGGTTACTTCCGCATCTCGGCCTTCAACAGCCGCGCGAACGTCGAGGAGGTCGCCCGCCGCATCAAGGCTCTGGGCTGGTAA
- a CDS encoding DUF4394 domain-containing protein has product MKRLLVLAFLTVSMAFAIPQAQAATCFAVNESNMLYKINTASPTAAAATAITGLPAGFRIVGLDFRTTARAGSTTPGIGTLWALGTDGSQAKLFQINPTTAAATLIGNLSLSASILAGSDNGWFFGFDPATDTLRILNFFYNFQVDPNTLASTAQTQLTGFPALNGSAYLTAPIGGTTQIFFLEQNNDGLNTSTNISTGTYSALPTPMNAAFSQPAGLDYGEGTMLAAFFNTSGGANKAQLFTVSTSGTFSLIGDISGTPGTLSIRALAIQPTSFPTPVSVTVKVSGKKKITTTARSLKIKGNATSKAGVNLVQYKIGKGKLKKAKGTTKWSFKAKLKPGTNKITVIATGGNGVQSKPAKIKVTVDEAP; this is encoded by the coding sequence ATGAAACGACTTCTTGTCCTTGCTTTCCTCACCGTCTCGATGGCCTTCGCGATTCCCCAGGCCCAAGCTGCAACCTGTTTCGCTGTCAACGAATCGAACATGCTTTACAAGATCAACACCGCGTCCCCGACAGCCGCGGCGGCCACGGCAATCACCGGTCTTCCGGCGGGCTTTCGCATCGTGGGGCTAGATTTCCGGACGACCGCCCGGGCGGGTTCCACCACACCCGGAATTGGCACCCTTTGGGCCCTCGGCACCGACGGCAGCCAGGCGAAGTTGTTCCAGATCAATCCGACGACCGCCGCGGCAACCCTCATCGGGAATCTCTCTCTCTCTGCGTCGATTCTCGCCGGCAGCGACAACGGCTGGTTCTTCGGTTTCGATCCCGCAACGGACACGTTGCGCATCCTGAACTTCTTCTACAATTTCCAGGTCGATCCGAACACCCTTGCATCGACGGCGCAGACCCAGCTCACGGGGTTTCCCGCCCTGAATGGCTCTGCCTACCTCACGGCCCCTATCGGAGGAACGACCCAGATTTTCTTTCTGGAGCAAAACAACGACGGACTGAATACCTCTACGAATATTTCGACGGGCACCTATTCGGCTCTGCCCACGCCCATGAACGCCGCCTTCTCCCAACCCGCCGGTCTGGACTACGGCGAAGGCACGATGCTCGCCGCCTTTTTCAACACCAGCGGAGGAGCAAACAAGGCACAGCTTTTCACGGTGTCGACTTCGGGCACTTTCAGCCTGATCGGCGACATTTCCGGAACACCGGGAACGTTGTCGATTCGCGCGCTTGCGATTCAGCCCACCAGCTTTCCGACACCGGTATCGGTTACGGTCAAGGTCAGCGGAAAGAAGAAGATCACAACAACCGCGCGTTCCTTGAAGATCAAAGGCAATGCGACTTCCAAGGCGGGCGTCAACCTCGTCCAATACAAGATCGGCAAGGGTAAGCTGAAGAAGGCCAAGGGCACCACGAAATGGAGCTTCAAGGCGAAGCTGAAGCCCGGCACGAACAAGATCACCGTCATCGCGACCGGGGGCAACGGCGTCCAGTCCAAGCCCGCGAAAATCAAGGTAACTGTCGACGAAGCCCCCTGA
- a CDS encoding sulfite exporter TauE/SafE family protein, producing MHELGFDLAIGAAAFVAGTLGAMIGLGGGIIITPVLVLFFHVDIRYAMGAALASVIATSSGAAAAYLRDGVSNMRIGLFLCVATTLGAVGGAMAAGVADAALLSLIFGVALLVTAGLSLRRKEDSAGVALPVNPVAAKLRLDDALPTPTGPQPYHVQRVGWGFLVMIVAGVLSGLLGIGSGAFKVLGMDQIMRIPFKVTTTTSNFMIGVTAAASIGIYLKNGYLDPVLVCPVALGVLAGAFVGARLLPYVPIAVLKIVFLIAISAIGVQMILNGLPSHR from the coding sequence ATGCACGAACTGGGCTTTGATCTTGCGATTGGCGCGGCGGCGTTTGTGGCCGGGACGCTCGGGGCAATGATCGGGCTCGGCGGTGGAATCATCATCACGCCGGTGCTCGTGCTTTTTTTTCACGTCGACATCCGTTACGCGATGGGTGCGGCGCTGGCCTCGGTGATCGCGACGTCGTCGGGAGCGGCGGCCGCCTATTTGCGTGATGGCGTGAGCAATATGCGCATCGGCCTGTTCCTTTGCGTGGCGACGACGCTGGGTGCGGTCGGTGGGGCGATGGCCGCAGGCGTGGCGGACGCGGCGTTGCTTTCGCTGATTTTCGGGGTCGCCCTGCTGGTGACGGCGGGGCTTTCGCTGCGCCGAAAGGAAGATTCTGCCGGCGTGGCGCTGCCGGTGAATCCCGTGGCCGCGAAGCTGCGGCTCGACGACGCGTTGCCGACTCCGACCGGACCGCAGCCGTATCACGTGCAGCGGGTGGGATGGGGGTTCCTCGTGATGATCGTGGCCGGCGTGCTTTCGGGGTTGCTGGGGATCGGTTCCGGTGCGTTCAAGGTGCTCGGGATGGACCAGATCATGCGGATCCCGTTCAAGGTCACGACGACGACCAGCAATTTCATGATCGGCGTGACTGCGGCGGCGAGCATCGGCATTTATTTGAAGAACGGCTATCTCGATCCCGTGCTGGTCTGCCCGGTGGCTCTCGGCGTGCTCGCCGGGGCGTTCGTCGGGGCGCGGCTCCTGCCCTACGTTCCGATTGCGGTGCTCAAGATCGTCTTCCTGATCGCGATCTCGGCGATCGGCGTGCAAATGATTCTCAACGGCCTCCCCTCGCACCGATGA
- a CDS encoding DUF1634 domain-containing protein, protein MKESHLRNVLARVMLLGVVLAAATMLAGLVVFLAHHAGEPTGDRKFTGEPSDLTHPMAIFRAALRGNDDCLMQVGVLLLLINPLVRVALAAWGYAASRDRLYAGISAVVLGVLVVSYFV, encoded by the coding sequence ATGAAGGAATCCCACCTGCGAAATGTCCTCGCCCGGGTGATGCTGCTCGGCGTCGTGCTGGCGGCGGCGACCATGCTGGCCGGTCTGGTGGTTTTTCTCGCGCATCACGCGGGCGAGCCGACCGGGGACCGCAAATTCACCGGCGAGCCGTCCGATCTCACGCATCCGATGGCGATCTTCCGGGCTGCGCTGCGCGGCAACGACGATTGCCTCATGCAGGTTGGCGTGCTGCTGCTGCTGATCAATCCCCTGGTGCGCGTGGCGCTGGCGGCCTGGGGCTACGCAGCGTCGCGAGACCGGCTTTATGCGGGGATCTCGGCGGTCGTCCTGGGCGTGCTCGTCGTGAGCTACTTCGTCTGA
- the rfbD gene encoding dTDP-4-dehydrorhamnose reductase: MKIAILGSRGRLGADLLKKWTTSGPDGETLFTAQGFARPKFDLLDAGSIDRALGPKKGYDWVINCAANTNVDACERQPEEARLANTVAARYIAERCAKIGARFIHISTDYVFDGRQRTPYDEDSRPSPLGVYALSKADGEFGVLAALPTAIVARVSWVFGPEKPSFIDMLLSRALGDSHVSAVADKWSTPTYTSDVAQWLAALIGVDAPGGMYHLCNAGQCSWQEFGEHALRCADTLGLPVKTTTVKPLKLKEMDTFAAERPIYTVMSTKRFTEVTKIEPRPWQDAVWDYLRDYPPC, encoded by the coding sequence ATGAAGATCGCCATCCTTGGTTCCCGCGGCCGCCTCGGCGCGGACCTGCTGAAAAAATGGACCACCTCCGGTCCGGACGGCGAGACGCTGTTCACCGCGCAGGGCTTCGCCCGCCCGAAGTTCGACCTGCTCGACGCAGGGTCGATCGACCGCGCCCTCGGCCCGAAGAAGGGCTACGACTGGGTAATCAACTGCGCCGCGAATACGAACGTCGACGCCTGCGAGCGCCAGCCCGAGGAGGCGCGCCTCGCGAACACCGTGGCGGCCCGCTACATCGCGGAACGCTGCGCGAAGATCGGCGCGCGATTCATCCACATCAGCACCGACTACGTGTTCGACGGCCGCCAGCGCACACCCTACGACGAGGATTCGCGCCCGAGCCCGCTCGGCGTCTACGCCCTGTCCAAGGCCGACGGCGAGTTCGGCGTGCTGGCTGCGCTGCCAACGGCCATCGTTGCCCGGGTGTCGTGGGTGTTCGGTCCGGAGAAGCCAAGTTTCATCGACATGCTCCTCTCCCGCGCGCTGGGGGATTCCCACGTCTCCGCGGTCGCCGACAAATGGTCCACACCGACCTACACGAGCGATGTCGCGCAATGGCTTGCCGCGCTCATCGGCGTCGACGCGCCCGGCGGCATGTATCACCTCTGCAATGCCGGCCAGTGCTCGTGGCAGGAATTTGGCGAGCACGCGCTGCGTTGCGCGGACACGCTGGGCCTGCCGGTCAAGACCACGACCGTGAAGCCGCTCAAGCTCAAGGAAATGGACACCTTCGCCGCCGAGCGCCCGATCTACACGGTGATGTCGACGAAGCGCTTCACCGAGGTGACGAAGATCGAGCCGCGCCCGTGGCAGGACGCCGTGTGGGATTACCTCCGCGACTATCCGCCCTGCTAG
- a CDS encoding YkgJ family cysteine cluster protein: MWYQCQRCGNCCRWPGFVRLNDADITAISGFLGLDELDFIDRYTRLRPRRDGLALIDKPNGECVFLDGIDCRIQAVKPHQCAGFPNAWNFPGWRDVCEAVEITTGSTIAAPPR, encoded by the coding sequence GTGTGGTATCAGTGCCAGCGCTGCGGAAACTGCTGCCGATGGCCGGGCTTCGTGCGCCTGAACGACGCCGACATCACCGCGATCTCGGGATTTCTGGGGCTCGACGAGCTCGATTTCATCGACCGCTATACCCGCCTGCGGCCCCGGCGCGACGGCCTTGCACTCATCGACAAGCCGAACGGCGAGTGCGTCTTTCTCGACGGCATCGATTGCCGGATCCAGGCGGTGAAACCACATCAGTGCGCCGGATTTCCGAACGCGTGGAATTTCCCGGGCTGGCGGGACGTTTGCGAGGCCGTCGAGATCACAACGGGTTCGACAATCGCCGCCCCGCCGCGATAA
- the dnaX gene encoding DNA polymerase III subunit gamma/tau, with protein sequence MSYRVFARKYRPQTFEEVVGQGHITRTLENAIAQNRLAQAYLFVGPRGIGKTSTARILAKALNCQKGPTITPCGVCDACREIAEGNSLDVLEIDGASNNSVEHIRELRENAAYAPARGPYKIYLVDEVHMLSTAAFNALLKTLEEPPAHVKFIFATTEAQKVPATITSRCQRFDLRRIPAELIAGHLQHIATQEKVVLEPAAADAVAKGADGGLRDAESMLDQLVAFCGDRITAEDVLTVFGFTSQETVQALCDHVFAKDAGAALVLVAGQAAAGKDLSRLAGDVINHLRDLLVRSVQPGAASPLPRERLLTLLDHFSEAEGRLRWATDKRLYFDVAIIKAVHLLDEASLTDVIDTLVAIGGGEPLPERPKQTAAPAPVRREPVAPPPSPKAALEPVAAPAPRVDAAPMAPAVPESSPSVVAEVEDEPESVVPTPSDGEGIWREVAATLTAESPIRFAWLERGEFVGSAAGKFRVRFPVSLHEETESLFWEDVRRRTEAILAGKVGEKVELACEFTIEEVEVAPEPEPEDIAPVAEAAPEPPKDPMEDFKNDPLIRMALEKFKGTLLPT encoded by the coding sequence GTGAGTTACCGCGTTTTTGCCCGCAAATATCGTCCGCAGACCTTCGAAGAGGTGGTCGGCCAGGGCCACATCACGCGCACGCTCGAGAACGCCATTGCGCAGAATCGTCTCGCGCAGGCTTATCTTTTTGTCGGGCCGCGCGGGATCGGCAAGACCTCGACCGCCCGCATCCTGGCCAAGGCGCTGAACTGCCAGAAGGGCCCGACGATCACGCCCTGCGGCGTGTGCGACGCCTGCCGCGAGATTGCCGAGGGCAACAGTCTCGATGTGCTCGAGATCGACGGCGCCAGCAACAACTCCGTCGAGCACATCCGCGAACTCCGCGAGAATGCCGCCTACGCGCCCGCCCGCGGTCCCTACAAGATTTACCTCGTCGACGAGGTGCACATGCTCAGCACCGCGGCGTTCAATGCGCTGCTCAAGACGCTCGAGGAGCCTCCGGCGCACGTGAAGTTCATCTTTGCGACGACCGAGGCGCAGAAGGTGCCGGCGACGATCACCAGTCGCTGCCAGCGCTTCGACCTGCGGCGCATTCCGGCCGAGCTGATTGCCGGCCATCTTCAGCACATCGCGACGCAGGAAAAGGTCGTGCTCGAGCCGGCCGCCGCGGATGCCGTGGCCAAGGGGGCGGACGGCGGCCTGCGCGATGCCGAGTCGATGCTCGACCAGCTCGTGGCCTTCTGCGGCGACAGGATCACGGCCGAGGACGTGCTCACGGTCTTTGGCTTCACTTCGCAGGAAACCGTCCAGGCGCTTTGCGACCATGTTTTCGCGAAGGATGCCGGCGCCGCGCTCGTGCTGGTGGCCGGGCAGGCTGCCGCGGGCAAGGATCTCTCGCGTCTCGCCGGCGACGTGATCAACCACCTCCGCGATCTGCTCGTGCGTTCCGTTCAGCCCGGCGCCGCTTCACCGTTGCCCCGCGAGCGACTGCTCACGCTGCTCGACCATTTTTCCGAGGCGGAGGGCCGCCTGCGCTGGGCCACCGACAAGCGCCTGTATTTCGACGTCGCGATCATCAAGGCCGTGCACCTTCTCGACGAAGCCAGTCTCACCGACGTGATCGATACGCTCGTCGCGATCGGGGGCGGGGAGCCGCTGCCCGAGCGTCCGAAGCAAACCGCTGCGCCGGCTCCCGTCCGCCGCGAGCCCGTGGCTCCGCCGCCATCGCCCAAGGCCGCGCTGGAACCGGTCGCCGCGCCTGCGCCCAGGGTCGACGCGGCGCCGATGGCTCCGGCCGTGCCCGAGTCCTCGCCGTCGGTCGTGGCCGAAGTCGAGGACGAGCCAGAGTCCGTCGTGCCCACGCCGTCCGACGGCGAGGGCATCTGGCGCGAGGTCGCCGCCACGCTCACGGCCGAGTCGCCGATTCGTTTTGCCTGGCTCGAGCGCGGGGAGTTCGTCGGCAGCGCGGCGGGCAAGTTCCGCGTGCGCTTTCCGGTCTCGTTGCACGAGGAGACGGAATCCCTGTTCTGGGAGGATGTGCGTCGCCGCACGGAGGCCATTCTTGCCGGGAAGGTCGGCGAGAAGGTGGAGCTGGCGTGTGAATTCACCATCGAGGAAGTCGAGGTCGCGCCCGAACCCGAGCCGGAGGACATCGCGCCCGTGGCGGAAGCCGCGCCCGAACCTCCGAAGGACCCGATGGAGGATTTCAAAAATGATCCGTTGATCCGGATGGCCCTCGAAAAATTCAAAGGAACCCTACTACCCACATGA
- a CDS encoding YbaB/EbfC family nucleoid-associated protein: protein MNIAKMLKQAQQMQAKLAETQAELAEKTFEASVGGGKVKVVANGGGEVLSIKIDPQVVDPQDVEMLEDLVLSGVKQAIEDAKKAAGAEMGKLTAGLNIPGMPF from the coding sequence ATGAATATCGCAAAAATGCTCAAGCAGGCCCAGCAGATGCAGGCCAAACTCGCGGAAACCCAGGCGGAACTCGCCGAAAAGACGTTCGAGGCGAGCGTCGGCGGCGGCAAGGTCAAGGTCGTGGCCAACGGCGGCGGCGAAGTGCTTTCCATCAAGATCGATCCGCAGGTCGTCGATCCGCAGGATGTCGAAATGCTCGAGGACCTCGTGCTCAGCGGCGTGAAGCAGGCCATCGAGGACGCCAAGAAGGCCGCCGGCGCCGAGATGGGCAAGCTCACCGCGGGATTGAACATTCCCGGGATGCCTTTTTAA